GTAGCTGTTGGAAGAGAAAATGAGAAGGAAGAGCTTATAGATAAACTGGTGAACCTGAAGAACACTGATGCTGCTGTTcctgttgttattgttattgttggtgTTCCTGGAATTGGCAAAACAAAACTTGCTCATCTCGTTTGTGAGGATGAGCAAGTCGAAATGAATTTTGGGTTACAACCAATTTGGATCAAAACCTTTGATGTTGAATCTATAGCAAAAAGTGTTGCCGAGTCTCATCATGAGAAACGCCTCTTACTTGTTATAGATGATTTGAGATTTGAGATTAATGAGCCTGATTATCTTGAGAAGTTGCAGAAGAAATTAACTGAAGCTGTTGGTGGCCGTGCTGATACGGCCATACTCATTACTACACGTAGTAACCATGTCGCCGACAACATTGCTGCTGGACATGTTTTGAAGTTGCAGGGGCTTAATCAAGAGGATTCTTGGTCCTTGTTTGAGGAAATTCATGGAGCAGTTTCAAGCCAACACTGCACCACATTTAAGATCGTGAGGGATTGTCGTGGAGTCCCTCTTGCAATAGTGATCGTAGCGACAGCGATGCTCTATAATCGCGAGGGCTCGATTCTGCAACCAGAACCTCACATAGAGAAGATGTTTCTACAAAGTTTCAGGTATATCTATTACGAAGATCTTCCCACGTATCAGAAGTTGTGCTTTGCATATTGTTCATTGTTTCCAGAAGATTATTTAATTGATGCCGAGAGATTAATTCAACTTTGGACGGCTGAAGGATTTCTAACAATTTCCTCAAACAACAATCCAGAACAACAATTTGGTCGAGCTTGTTTCAACGACTTTGTTCCTTTGGTTTTTCATCAAGTGGAAGAAGAAAACGAAAACCAATACGGTGGTGTTGTGACAAACAACAACTACTTATATAGAATAAACCCGTTAATGCATAAACTTGCAAGGCTAGTCACCATCGACAGTCGTGAAAACATCACCGTGGATTCGATGGGGGAGGGTGTTCACGATGGAATGCTACGAGTTTCGTTTGATTATGCTTTAGATTTGTTGTGTGGGATCCCAGATtgtgtgtttgagaaagctaaAAAACTGAGGACCATTCTTTTGCCATACAACACTGACAACCCTCGGCTTCCTGACGAGGTACAGATGACAACATCAACCTGTGATAAGATCTTTAACACCTTCAAAGCTATGCGCGTGTTAGATATGCATGACTTGGGGATCAAGACGATTCCGAGCTCTATTGAAGAGGTGAAGTACTTGAGGTATCTAGATCTTTCTCATAACAACATAGAGAAGCTTCCTAGTTGCATCACAACTCTTATCCACTTGCAAACGTTGAAACTTTCtcaatgtcattttctcaaGGAATTGCCAAAAGACATGGATGATTTGAGTTGCCTCAACCATCTTGACTTAGAGGGATGCTTGGATCTAACTCAAATGCCAAGTGGGATAAATAAGCTCACTTCTTTACAAACATTGTCACTCTTTGTAGCTAGCAAGAAATACGTTACAGGAGGACTAAGAGAACTCACCGATCTCAACAAACTGAGAGGTCACATGGAAATTTCGCATCTGGAACAAGTCAAGTTCTCGCAATCCAAGGAAATTGCtaaagatgaatttttgaaaaacaaaaaatacctTGGGTTCTTGACTCTAAGATGGGATcatgaggaggaggaggagaaggaaAGCAATGTCAACGACGAGAAGTCGCTTGACTGTATTGTGCCACCTTCGAATCTGAGAGTGTTATTCATTGTGGGGTACAATGGTCACACCTTGTCTGACTGGTTCGGTTCACTTCATTGTCTTGTTAAGTTTACCTTGAATGACTGCCCAAAATGCGAATTTCTCCCGCCAATGGATGAGCTTCCACATCTCAAGGTTCTCCAACTTCGAAGGTTGGACTCACTGAAATTCATTGCAAAAAACAATCAAGTTGGTAATTTCCCTTCCTTTACTAcaccaatattattttttccatccTTGAAGGAACTTACAATCTCGGATTGTCCAAATCTAAACAGTTGGTGGGAAACTGAGATATGGGATAATGATAGACCATCTTTCAGTTGCATTTCCAAACTAAATGTCCAATATTGCCCCAAGTTAGCTTGCATGCCACTATATCCTAATCTTGATGATGAGCTCGTTCTGGTGGAGTCAAACGTAAGGTCAATGAGGGATACAATGCATTATGCTGACAGTACCGAAAGCACTGAAAATTCTAATTCACAATCACAACCCTTCTCCAAATTGAAGTCCATGGTAATTGAGCGTATTGACCAATCTCCACCGAAGAGATGGCTTAAAAACTTCATTTCACTTAAGGAACTTCACATTCGAGATTGTTTCCATTTGAAGTCTCTACCTGAAGGTTTCCGGTCTTTGAGTTCACTCGAAACACTCACTATTGAAAGATGTCAACAACTTGATCTTGAGTCCTCCCCAAATGAGTGGGAGGGTCTGATAAACCTTCGTTCTCTTACATTAAGGAGTATTCCAAATCTCAAGTCCCTTCCTCAGGGATTCGAGATTGTGAACTCTTTACAAGTCTTAAGGCTTTATGATTGCCAGGGTTTAACTTCTCTCCCGGAAAGCATATGCAACTTCGCTTCACTTGAAAAACTGGTTCTTTCGGAATGCAGAAAGTTAGATTCTCTGCCCAAAGGAATGGAAACGCTACAGTCTCTAAAGACTTTGATTATTAGGGACTGCCCGTTGTTATTGCCAAGGTGTCAACCAGACACGGGTGATGATTGGCCTCAGATTAAGcatatcaaaaatattatacatGCCAAGGAAACTTCTTAAGGGAGTTGCATGTTTATGGGGTAAGTAATTAGCTAGAAACCGCAGGTCCAGttgaattgtaattttattaattcTACTTTCATGATCAATTTCTTGTAATGTTAAGCTATTTGTTTGTTCATGATCAATTTCTTGTGATGTTATGATATTTGTTTGTGTTGATCTTTACAAAGATTGGAGGAAGAACtactataaatatttatagacTCTAACTTCAAGTGTTTGATATAAAAGTAAACAGACATGTCATTCCTTCCTTGGATTGTAGCATCATTCCATCACCAaaaatcttcataaaaaaatataaaatttatcatttcattatttcagaaaatttaatcattttaagCATCAATACGATATCTAGAATTtgcatcaattttaattttcaataattttgtaCACTAATTATACAGTACTggcatgttttgattttctggTTATAAATTTGAAGGACTAAAGAGGATGAAAGATGTGgattttcatgttttgttatCTATtgcaatttataataatatttacttTGCGATGTTGTTTTTGGTTGTTAGAGATTTTATGTTTGGATTTTTATCCgtctttaatatatttatgattatgcaaaatgtcaaatagaatagttttttaaatttgttttacaaCTTTACATTCTCAACTTGCTAAATCACTAGAGGAATGAAGATAAGTAACTTAGTCAAAGAGtgaacaaaattttgtaaacaaTGAGTCTTTTAGAGGATTTATCCTACCAACGGTAACTTAAAGAGGACCTTGATTTTATCCTAGCAAATTTGTAGTGTTTATTCTACATATATCTTCAGCTTCACAAACCTGAAAACATGGTTACAAACTATGtgtaaaggacctttagataaCATGTTTGCAATAGCTATTTGATGGATATGGCgcatcaggaaaaaaaaaaaaaaagtttggtgaCAAGCAATGGAAAACCTGAAATGTCATTCATTTTATAGGCATCATATTAACTGACCTAACTTTGTTAATATTCGCTCCGTTGAGCACCACATTAATCGTAACATTGTTAAGTGGATCCCACCTGAAGATGGATGTGTGAAGTTGAATATTGATGGAAGTTGTGATGCCTTTGATGACACCATATTTGAGTAGTCTTAGCACCATAATAGAGTGGTAACAGTACCATATTAAtgtggtttcagtattaaaagAATGTACTTGGTACCATATTggaggtgtaattctcgaacaGTTTTTTATAGTGCAGTAGTTAATCGAACAGTTGTAGCTggacttgttttatcctggaggcggcgtggttgatagtttGCCTTGCATATTTTTGggcagtgccacgaaacgtcttaaagagaacgacctggtcgtgactcatgacctagtaacaacttcagTAGATAACATaatttgaaaatccaaataacagtttgaaaatccaaaaacaacaaaaagtgtTACAATAATGTATCATTTTGCgacacttttttattattacaaataataatataaaatgtaaCTAAAACTCTTTAGTAATAGGTTTCTTTACCTAACAATTGTTCAAATGTTACTAAATTGAATcagtaacatttttcttgatttagttacaattttcaaatattactGGATCTTAATTATGTTGTAGTGTAAACACGGATAGAGTGGGATAAAATGCGGTGATTCATGTTTGAATTTGTAATTCCACATGAAATATTGATACAACTAAACCTTTAAAATGTAACAACGAGGACCCGATGTGCAATATAAAGTTAATTAAACACAACTACAATATGAAAGTCCTAATCTATTTTTAGACAAGTCTCCTAAAATTTATGCAGGGGTATAGGTCCACCAAGTGAAATTAACCACAGTTAAACCTAGATTAGCTAGCTTATCTGCACAATAATTACCTTCTCTAAAGATATGAGTAATCATCAAATGCATATTACTGATCATAAGCAAGCAATTTTCTCATCTATTCTTCAATTGCCAAGGGACAGTATGGGGTGACTTAAATGCCAAGGAAGCTAGCATTGAGTCAGTGTCAATCCAGAGATTAGTCTAATTCTCCTGATATGCACACTCAATAGCCAGAATGATACCAAGAATATCAGCAAACATGCATTAGCAATTCTAATATTATAGGCAAAACAACCAAGACTTTCACCTCTGCAATTTCTGAAGATTCCTTCACAAGGTGCAAGGCCAGTGGATCCCAAGGAGGCACCATCAGTATTACATTTTATCCATGATTGAATAGGTGTGGCTGCCATAAAACCTCAATGATTTTAGATGCTCTAGAATTATGACAGTTGACATTAAAAGCTTTCAACAATCAAAGTCAGCAATGAAATTTATTGTGGTCAAAGAGGTTAAGTTTCCTGAGATAGAGGTGCTAACAATAATCATATTAACACAAGTTCTGGTGTTAGGTTTGATACTGTTGAATCTCATATTGTTTCTACACCACCAGATTGCATTTAAAATGTTAATGACTGCATAAGCAATAACTAACTTGTCTTGGGGACTCCATCCTCTTTTGCAAATCTCAGATGGATAACATTGAAGTTAGGTTGAGATTTAAGTTGATTAAGCTGCTAAGACAGTTCCACAAAGTCATGGAGAAAGAGCGTTGGAGGAAGAGATGCTATGAAGTTTCAGGTTGCTTGTTGCACATTGATGGGAAAGATAAGCCTCTGAGATGCAGGTTTTCATCGGTTGGAATCTTCTCATGGATCATTCTCCACATATGAAAAGATTTTGATGGAAGAATTGTTGAGTTCCATATTATCTTAGGCCATTCTTTTCTCTGATTAGGGATATAATGAAAGTTATAAGCATCCTTTAAAGAAAGATAACCTGAGGGGGAGTCTTTCCAAAGCAACTTATCAACTTTAGGCCTCCAAGGGGTTGTAACTTTGCTTATGTGATGCAATAAAGATGGATAGGCTATTTGAAGTTCCATAGGGGCGTGCCATTGAGAATTGATGATGTAGTCATTCACTGTAGAGAGAAGATTATGATGCAGGTTATGGGGAATATGAAACAAATCAACAAGGGGGTTCCACACCAATCATGAGTCCAGAAGTTGATCTTTTGGCCATCACCAAGCAACCATCTAGAGTGTTGTTTAAAACATGATAAGCTTGAGTTCTAATGCCACTCCAGactgaataaaaaatatgataaccTATGAACTTGTTATTTCTGAGTACTCTACTTCTCAAAAAATCTGCCGATTGATTTTCAGAATGTAGCAAATCCCAGCATAACTTGAGATTGGTGTCTTCATTTAATTTAGATAGGGATCTAATACCAAGACCACCTTCATCAAAAGGTGTTATTGGTTATTATAAACAATGTGTTGGAACATGTGTGGAAATTGAGTTAAAAAGACTAAACACAAATTCCCATGTTGGGTAGAActagtgttgtgtgaattgaaaaaagtgaAAGTCCCTCATCGGATggaacac
Above is a genomic segment from Medicago truncatula cultivar Jemalong A17 chromosome 5, MtrunA17r5.0-ANR, whole genome shotgun sequence containing:
- the LOC11416709 gene encoding putative disease resistance protein At3g14460, translating into MDVAMISHSISNILQRMDTLKPLAIRLSGIDLDQLENNLKQINDKVQKKSHSEWLQKVKDVVIDLNDLTEDLRYKESIRSGLSIKNRIKGTRHVKKTTEKLKRLIEQETKLGEEEAAVISNTTEKRKSACEDFEKNTKHVAVGRENEKEELIDKLVNLKNTDAAVPVVIVIVGVPGIGKTKLAHLVCEDEQVEMNFGLQPIWIKTFDVESIAKSVAESHHEKRLLLVIDDLRFEINEPDYLEKLQKKLTEAVGGRADTAILITTRSNHVADNIAAGHVLKLQGLNQEDSWSLFEEIHGAVSSQHCTTFKIVRDCRGVPLAIVIVATAMLYNREGSILQPEPHIEKMFLQSFRYIYYEDLPTYQKLCFAYCSLFPEDYLIDAERLIQLWTAEGFLTISSNNNPEQQFGRACFNDFVPLVFHQVEEENENQYGGVVTNNNYLYRINPLMHKLARLVTIDSRENITVDSMGEGVHDGMLRVSFDYALDLLCGIPDCVFEKAKKLRTILLPYNTDNPRLPDEVQMTTSTCDKIFNTFKAMRVLDMHDLGIKTIPSSIEEVKYLRYLDLSHNNIEKLPSCITTLIHLQTLKLSQCHFLKELPKDMDDLSCLNHLDLEGCLDLTQMPSGINKLTSLQTLSLFVASKKYVTGGLRELTDLNKLRGHMEISHLEQVKFSQSKEIAKDEFLKNKKYLGFLTLRWDHEEEEEKESNVNDEKSLDCIVPPSNLRVLFIVGYNGHTLSDWFGSLHCLVKFTLNDCPKCEFLPPMDELPHLKVLQLRRLDSLKFIAKNNQVVGGKLRYGIMIDHLSVAFPN
- the LOC112422028 gene encoding disease resistance protein RGA2 encodes the protein MPLYPNLDDELVLVESNVRSMRDTMHYADSTESTENSNSQSQPFSKLKSMVIERIDQSPPKRWLKNFISLKELHIRDCFHLKSLPEGFRSLSSLETLTIERCQQLDLESSPNEWEGLINLRSLTLRSIPNLKSLPQGFEIVNSLQVLRLYDCQGLTSLPESICNFASLEKLVLSECRKLDSLPKGMETLQSLKTLIIRDCPLLLPRCQPDTGDDWPQIKHIKNIIHAKETS